The Magnolia sinica isolate HGM2019 chromosome 3, MsV1, whole genome shotgun sequence genome includes the window TTTTTCTTTGTTTGAATTTGGTTTTGGATTGTTATGAAAGGAAAGGAGGAAACGGATATGGATTGTTCTTTTCTGGGAAAAAtgaaatggttaggatcatcagatGCTAATTTTAGTtcagtggccatcaaatggacacTTTGAAAAGAGAAATGTTCAACAGTCCTGGTTCACCAGGAAAAATCAAACAATTACGATCATCAGATAactttgatttttgggccaagtcCATCCACCATGGAGCCCatattggatggtctagattgatgggCATGTATTATACACGTACAGTGACGTGAACATGTGTATCATCAACGATGCTGTAAGTGTACATGGTATATACTTCATTAAACATGATTTTGTGGAAAGTGAAATGCAAATAAGAGAAGTATGGTGCAATCTGACATTTACCAATGATCGGGATAGACATGAACCGACGCGAAATCAATGGATGATATATTGGAGTTGCGGACGAAATCACATCCAACGACACTTGCCCATTCTCCCGGATTTGTTGTCAATTTCCCTGGGCTTGTGGGACCATAAAACCCTTCAAGACCCACTGTCAATAGATGGTTTCTGTCAATCGATTTCACAAATCTCGCCATTTCTTCAATCCAATCCTGCAATTCTTCAAATATACCGACGGGTCACCAAGAAATCCATCAATAAGATTTACTAAAACATATTTTTCACTGTGTACAACCTTACTTgtcaaaagaaaatttaaaaacaatGACACAAAAGCCTTTATAAATCACCAACATGCAATGTGCTCCTTGTTGCaagcaacaaaaaataaaataaagaagggACAATGGTCCAAGATCTCACCTATTCACTGGATGTGTCCCACAGCACAGATTGGATACAGTAGAAAATTTCTACCCAATCCATGTGATTCAGAAACAGTAGTTGatacaaggtgggacccacccagtaATGGCCCAGATCACAGACTGCTGTGGGTCGTAAAATAGTACATTTTGTCTCCAATTCAAGTGCATAGTCACAAAGGTTAGATTTCTATGATTGCATTCTGGAAATACAAACTTATGGCATTGTTAAAGAGAGATACAAATCCGGAGATGTCTTTTCCTGCATGTCTTCTCATCTTACATTAATCAGATGATCTGAGAGTTACCATGAATGTTTCAAGTGCCTATACTAGCTACAAAACATGGATGGCAAGACCACTCACTTGCAGAGTGTCGCCAGAAGCATCAGACATACATCGGGGCTCATTCATTAACTCCCACGCGAAGATGGTCGGATCATCTCTGTATTCCATTCCAGTAATGCTGTTTCTCCTTGTCAGTACAGCCTGTAAACAGAAAGCAGAAGCAAAACCAAGCAGATAAAGATAGTATTGTAACAGTGCTACTTCATGTTTTAACAAATATCTTAGGAGTTCTGAAATTCCGGAATTACTAAAAAAGAAGCACATCATAATGATTTTTTAATTGGAAAATCCAATAAATTGCCAGCATGTAGATATTCAATGTTCTCATTAGAATTAAGGACTGCTGTTCAAATGTTTTACAATTGAAATTCCTAAGCAAATGTAAAAGAAACAGTTAATACTGAGGAATTGCAAACACTCATGTGGACAGGTAAAAATTTCCTAACCATCCTCGCCGTCTTACCCTTAACATGATGTGAAATGTCATAAGGGCAGAACTCATGAATATGGCTTCCAATGGGTGGGACCAACCTTCTCTAAGCAATGCTCAGCTTGAGCCTAGAGGTCTGTGGCCAATCATTTTGGACCCAACTACCAATCAGGTCGACCCAAGCTTAAGTCTGGCCCAGTGAAGTGGCCTGGGCTGGCTGGACTTATTTTACACTGTTGGGCTATGTATTCAGCTTGAAAACTGGGCTGCACTTGGGCATGGACACTTAACCAGCTGGCCGCACCGTCCCTGGACTTATTTTACACTGTTGGGCTAGGTATTCAGCTTGAAATGTGGGCTGCACCTGGGCATGGATACTTAACCAGCTGGCCGCACCGTCCCTGGACCTAGGTCCTTGTCTCATTGGCTGGGCCTAGAAAAGCCTCGGCTCGGTTGAATCTGCTTACCCTTACTCATGAgcttaataaaaaagaaaaatcgtCTTAAGTTGGGAAATCTACTTGACTTTTAAATTAGGTCTTTCAAGCCATGATTTTTCCTTTCTTTGCAACGAGATTGCGTTAACAAGATTTATTATGagaagagaaagctaagatacATCTCACAAACAGAGTTCATTTAATTAAGATGGGACAGAGAAACCACCTTGAGGTAAGTCTTGAAGTAATTGCGAATGGATGGATCGAAGAAGAAAGAATCGTTGGAAGAGCTCAAAGCAATGCCCTCTTCCAATGCCCATTTAACATATTGCATCTTCCCGCCATATGGTTGCAAGTTATTGACCAAGCTAAGAATCAACTTGATTCCATGTCGGCGTGCTTCTGCAATGACTCGGTCCAATGCCTGCCATCCTCATAAGTTATGGAATGCAAAAGAGagagacccaaaaaaaaaagaaaaaaggatacaATATTTACAATGGTTCATTAGATTGAAGTAGGTCTAATCAGTCTTATAAATTGAAGCAAACTAAGGATCTTTACAGGTTCTAATCTTCAATTGTTTCGAAATCTTCAGCTAATTTTACATGATGTTAGATCTTTCTTTGCTTTCAAGCTTGAGATCATTCATGGATGGAATTGTTTACAGTGGCTCGCCATAGTAAAGGAGCtaagaaatggaaaaggaagGGCAAAATTCCAAAAGCGATTATGATGATGAATGGAGTGTTCCTTTTGCAATACAACAGTAATTACTTGGCAAACAAGACAGAATAAAGGTAAAGAGAACAAAATGGCAATGTCATCAACAGGATCCTATAAATCTCAACCTTATGAAATTACTAGAATTTTCCATTAATACCAGTCAGCATTTTACTGAATGAATTTACTCTGCAATTTTCATCAAGGAAAAAAATCCATTTACAATCACTGCTCCATTTTAACCACGAAAGTGCTTGAATTAAGTTCTTGGCAATTACCAATCCTATTTTTTTCCAGCTATGttaaaaaatccaaaacaaccTAGTTGCATTCAAATTTCAACAGCTTAACACAAAGCTAGtaattcaaataaaaaataaaaaaatcaataccTTGAAGACACGCTCGTCAAAGTGGCCTGGTGAGATCTGAAGAGCATTGTAGGTTCCATCATTGAAAGCCCAAGTCCTGCAAacagtgaggcccatcttggcagCTGCCTGAAACATGGCCCTGACCCTGGGCCTGCTGAACTCCTCCACAGCTTGATCCATCAACCAGTAAGAATTCCAACCATTCACATAGAATGCCTTCCCACCCACAAAGAAGTGGATACCATCCCTTTCCACAAAACCTATCTTGGGCTGTTGAAAATGGAAACTCAAATCCCCCAATGACATGTAAATGAAGGCAATACATGATGCAAAACCAAGAAGAGAGTACAACAGCATCCCATTGCCAGCCGACATTGtctgatttaattttattttaaaaaaacaaaaaacaaaaaaaaacaaaaaaaaaaaaaaaaagtgccctGTATGGGAGGCGCCCAGATGAGATTTTGGTGGACCACTTTTTAGATCCAAACCATGAAAATCATTTGTTTTCCAATGTCCACAATCATGAACACTTCAGCCCTAGAACGTAGGGGGGGACCCAAATGAGATTTTTGTACCACTTTTAGCTAAAAATCATTAAATAATGACTTCCAATACCAAAAGACAATGGACACTGGGCCCTCTAAATCTAGGGAACGCAAAATGGGAGTAGTTATATTAGTCTTTGACCACTAAAAACAAAGACCCAGATGAGACAAATGTCCACCCTTCAAGTGTAGGGGGCACAACAAGAAACCTAAAAGAAATACTCAATATTTGAACTTGGGCAACtagaacaagagagagagagagagagagagagagagagagaggacttgtGAATTTGGTAAAATGGGTGGGCCTTCAAGGAGAGAGACGGAGGTTCATAAAGCAAGGGTAATGGTAGCTTTGTAAGGGAGGAAAGGAGAAAAGGAGGGTTTACAGAAGGGAAGAGATAGGGACCTAGTACCACCTACAGTGGCTTTGTAAGGGAGGAAAGGAGAAAGGAGGGTGGACACAAGGGAAGAGATGGGGACCTGTTACCACCTACAATGAATTGGATGGAGAGTGGTGGAACGGTGACATCCGGCCCACCTCCTGCCAGGCCTTCTCCTCATTCCATGGAAGTGTCATTAAGAAATATTGTTGCACCATGCTTTGGCAGACCAAAGTGGATCCTATCCAGCCACCATGCAGGCTATCTACGTGCACATCCATCTGTACATTTTACTGTCTGATTGTTGGCCATCGTTCAACGGATGGATGGGAAGAATTTTCTAATGATCGTGTTCCACAGAGAAATATTGAatgtttaggatcatctgatggttGAGATTTAGAGAAATGCTTTATATCCCATGAAAACAATGATTTAGCGGATTGGATTTCCGTACCTTCATGCCACGTGTATGGCGGAAGGATGAGTGACTACGATTCAACGTTTTCCAGCAGAGCATGTTATTCTCCTCGTTAAGAAAGGGACACCAAAGTCATTTATCCGTGCGCTGTGAAAGAAAGAGGAACGAACAAAGATCTTTTGAATTTATTAGTAGACATGCTCAGCAATCATGCTTGCATTACTCACACGCACCCTTTCTCACGTAGCTACAGAGCAAACCTGCCACATGTGTAGAATCTGAACCgtgtatcaggtgggacccacatgtagaTGTTTGGTCAAAAGTCTCAGGGATTGGACACACTTGGAAGAAAACAGTGGATTGTTTAGAAACCCTGCAAGTTTCTATAGACCATCCATTTCTTCTGCAGAAGTGTCATATCTAATGTTTAAGTCTGGATTTTGGATCTGATCATCTAcgcggtgggcccacctgatccacgGCTTGGATGTTCTGCAAACATGCCAGTACCTACGTGGAGAGGTGCGAGTGGGTTTAGATGACCTCTATTAGTTTATCATTCCCAACTAGTTATATCCAAGGAATACATACAGATACTGGTTTCACTGCAACTCCAGTAGAGAGGAACCGCCTCGACAGCATAGCGACATATATCGTTCTCAACAATTTCTCGCTAAAAATTCCTGacgagattttcaaattttaaggttTTCTTGTGGTTTTATTTGGGATATCAGTAGAAAATCTtataaaaaggtaaaaaaaaaaatgtaaaataataataataatttcaactTTTAATTATAATGTTTTAATAACATCTCACTTTCACTGTACATTAGCGAGGTACTCAGATCTTTTAATTGGCTTATGGAGTAGATTATTCAAGAAATATAAAAAGATCACGTCAACAAGTTCAATCATAATCTGAAACATCCGGTAGATTAATCCtactttataatttatttatggcTCATAAACAACAAACAATTGTAACTAATTAGTCCCACTCAAAAGATTAGGATTATCTGATTTGTTCATATCAACAATAGGTTATTCATAATGCTAAATCTGGGATGTTGTTGAGCTCCTCCTAAAGGTGGGATAGCAGCAAACTCTTCAATATATATTTAGGATTTTTACTAAAAAATTCTTCAAGGAATTGGATTTTACCAAAATAATGCCTTCAGTAACTAACATTTTCTAGGAGTGCTTTTTTCGAAAGAGAAATTACGTTGGCATATTTACCTCTTTCTTTACAACaaaatgaaaaattgaaagtTGCAGGGTTCAGATggtatgtgtcttacatccagcCCTTCCAACGGATGCACACCAACATTATTATTAGACGAAAAAAAAGTATAGTGGATCCAACCATAAGGTGAGCCaattccaaaaaaataataataacctaCACCATTTAAAATATCCTAATTCAAGTGTAGCCCATCTAATGAACTGTTTGACCTGATGTTTTGTTCATTTTATTATCAAGATGTAGTACATAAGTTTAACGGCTCCACAAGTCTTGAGtttcactatttttttaaaagaaaaattaaaggagggcatttttataattttataccTTAAAAAAGCACATTCACTTAGGGGTCATTGGGATGCCTGTAAAGTTTCTAAGTGGAAATCTAATTACAAGTAATTAGATTATAGGTTGCATTTGGACAAGCATTTTGCCGGTAAGCAGATTACAGGATGTAATTCGATTATAGGTTTTAGCTATAATATGAAACATAAGAAAAAGTTATGTTTCATATTATAGGTAAAGAAATTTCAaacaataatttttattttatttttttaaaattttctaagcagGAAGGGCTGCAAATATTTCAACGGCTAGCTATGCAAGGGCCCAAAATAGAAGAACAAGAAGATCCTTGGAtggaggctctctctctctctctctctctctctctctcagggttGAAACCTCTCATAGTTGAGATGCTATCAAACCCAAAGGATGGTACCGTGTTTGAGAAACATAAAAACTTAAGATGTCCATCAGTAAAGGGTTTATCATGAAGGGCTTAGATATAGCATGGTTCATTAACTCCCTCACATAAATCGAAAGTATTTATTCataataaaatgagcttttaaaattcaATGGCTGACACTATCTCAAGCCTCAAGAAAAATTATCTAATTGCCTATAAATACTACTTAAAGGGAGTTTGAATTAGTGGGCCCAgttctgtggcccaccaaatgatttgtCTAGAGTAAGGATTGGTCAAAGGCTTTATTGAGTTAGGCTTATTCCAATGATCTATATTAAATTAAGATTTTATATGTCATTTGATTATGTTTAAAGGATTTACGCTTTTAGGCTCGATCATGCATGAATACTTAGTTACAGGCtgcaaacagatttcaacttatcCAAATACAGATAAATGTTTACCTATAATCAAATTACAACTTAAAGCTAAACAGAACCAtctgtaaacactttacacctgtAATCAAATTACAGCTTAATGATTTTACggacatccaaacaaccccttggcTTCTTCTCGTGGaaccattatttggtaaaatatagattCCTCGGTGATTTTACGGTAAAATTTgctatatatttatataacatTCTATTTTGGGTATTAATATTTTTGAGTCAATATTGCAATGGAAACATCATATTTTTAAATgtgctgatattttgaaaatcttaagATAACATAATGTAATATAATTTAATGTAGTTTCCCGATATTATCACTATTTTCTAAATCTTAGTGTTATTTATCACATTGCTATACAATAGCTGCGTGTGGTGTCACCATGTGTGCGTATACACCAGGGTGGACCCACCACGAAAATGACACACTGAAAATTGAGGTTGTTTCAATAATCAGGTGGATCGCAAGATACAAGGACAACCACTCAAAAACTTCCAAACTCACGTGGAGGCCTACTTCCTTGTTGGgtctgcctgatttttgaggcatcCTATGAATCAGTGGACCCCACGCTCAGTTtttaccttttttatttttatttttttattatttttaaaagctAGGTACACTCATTTGTAAAAGTTCGTTCTTCCAAACCATTTTTTAATGGTTAGAGATGTACTGGATTTTTTTAAGTTTGATATTTACACACCCAATTTAGCAAATACGCCCTCTGTTTTATACTTTTGGTAACACGATAGTATGTCTCTGCTGTAATTATGTTACTATTGGGGTGTTTCTATCACAAAATGATGGAAATGTATTAGTCATCAGTCATGAGATTCATGCATAAGAAATCGATAGTGTAACTCGTGAGAGATCCGTGCGCTGGTTGCAACTCTCGGACCGTTCATCTTGTGGGGCACAAAATGGATACACTAAAGATGGTTAGCATCGCTCAATCGAAGTAATTTTGAACAGATAGCCACCTGACTGTACGGAAAATAGCAATGGTTGGGTGACCTGAGCCTGTAGGTCCAGGACCTGGGTCCTGAACTTGGGCCGATGGCCATGACCAGGTTTGAAATCTAGGCCGGGTGCCTGAGATGGGCCACGTACGATTTGGCCAATGATGAATAGCCCAGGCTCGCCCGTTGGTCTGTTCAGTTAAAGGGGTCACTGTTATACAAAAAGAATGGACAGTTTAAAaacaatttttaatggttaacatCGAGATATTGTAAGAATCCATTCGGTGAGTCACACGTGATCACCCGTTTAGATATAACTGTTGGATTATTCAAATTGAGCAATTCAATGCGCCCCACTACAATTATGATCATTGCTAATAAGTTTGGAATGAGATGCTTTAACGGTGGTTCCTGTACACGGTTATTAAGTCGAATATGAAATCTATAATGTGGAGATCCCATAGGATAGAATTATGATGGGTAAGCGTATTTAGCTCTCTTTACTATAGATAGATGTGTTGGTCCCTTCACCCACATAAGAGAAAAACCCTAAGTCCTATTAAGAGATTCTCCTAAAGGTGTGAGGTACAGGATATTCAGATTTTTTTCTCGGTGACATTGAAGCATCGTGAATATCTTCCCAATTAAGTATGCCTTTAATAGTAAAATGTAGAATCTTCATTATTGATGCATATGTTGGTGTCAGATGCCTTCAATCTGACAAACtgggctcgatgacatcgagtattTTCGGAATTTTCACCCTCAGTCGCTGGATTgtttttgtcatttttcgatgacatcgaaagtagttcgatgtcattaaaggttTTACGCAAATTTTCTGTGGAAATGCAGATTTTGTGaaatttgtttcttattccgTCTTGGcttctttctaaacctataaatagaaATGTATATGAGACTAAGAGGTACTGAAAGACATCCTAAGACTTTTAAAAGAGTTCTGGGGTTTCTAAAatggggttctagggtttcaaggggtgagaAAGGTAAGGTTTGAAGATTGTTAAGCCAGATATGttctctatctttgtaatctcttctttcatagtggaattatatcgctttgtgccgtgattttttcccgcaaaggttttccatgttaaatctttgtgtttttcTTTGGTTTGCTTGttgcttttggattgctatcctatatcCATCTCcttgtgattccgcagcacaaattccAATGACATAAACATATCTTTAATAATATTGAAGTGTCAAATCTCTATTATTGATGTATAAATGATCCATTAATTTCATAATACAGATACATCTGTAATTTAAATCGGACAAAAGATCATGTTTCAATCATCCAAAAAATTCACGTGATGAGGTCAATGGAAGACAACGCtcctaaataaataaattttgatcATCCTACTCTTTTTCCTGGAGTTTTGACCAGGCGGAGCTTCAAGTACTAGAGCCCGGATAGGGAAATCACAGCCTGGCTCTAGACGGGCCAATAGCCACCCGTACGACTAAcggtaaaaatgaatgaaccatGGGCCACCATGTCAGCACTGAAAAGCCGAGTATACTATTGAAGGCCTTGGTCCAGATCCTATGAATCATCTTTCATGGCCTGTTGCGTTGGGTATGATATAGCTTTCTAGTAGGAGAAAAGCATGATTGAAGGGAGTCATTTTCATGAATGTGCATGCACCCTCTTCCGTTGAAAACCATTTTCAAAGATAGTGGAGTTCTTCAATCCTAGTCCTACACAACTTACTATTCTTTTTATGATTAGCTAGCTACGTAGGTAAATGCCTTCATTAATAATCCTAGTTCTTTATGATTTTCTACCTACGCAGGTAAAAATGCTTTCATTAATGGACTTTGAGTATAATTGGGAACAACAAGTTGTTTCTTTCtaagtgttaccatgtaatcttAGGTACATTTACCAGCCATTGAGAtctggtactctctctctctctctctctctctctctctctctctctctctctctaacccaCCCTCAATCCAAACTGCAAATCACGAGGCCCATCATTGATGgtgtataataaaaaaaactacaTACTAACTGGATTGAGTTGTTGATTTTAATCCACTTATCTAATTGACTATTACGTAGTGCCTTATGAGGGTTTTTACTTTCATTGCTGGCCACAAATTTGAATAAAGTAGGGTTATATCATGTTAGCAGCTAAGATAAAACTTTTGACACAACTTTTTTTAATCAACCCCAACAATATGGCATTCAAAAAAAGCAGTGTAGTTTCTTGCTAGAAAAGTTTACCAATGAATTGGGAGGCATGATTGGGTCCTTAGCTTAGAGTCCTGATTGGGCAGGTTTTGCCGGAATTTACTATGAGTTTTCATTCTATCATAATCATTGGATGTTGCCCACTCATTGTAAGGCTATTTTCATAGTGTAAGGCGTGCCACCTCGAATGGGCATATATCAACTAGTGTCGGCCACCTCGAATGGGCATATATCAACTAGTGTCGTGCCTCATGTGATGCATCTCTTCAAttgtatttttttcatttaaattacTATGGGTTTATTCATTTTTATGagcatatatgacatatgtttgCTAATAAGGTCCAAGTGTTAGTGGACTTTTGAAAgggtatttttaatattttcctcTTAAAATTGTGGCTTTTAGGATAATTAAGTTATGTTAGAGTTAAGAAAGAGTtacgatttttttattttggtatTTTGAGAGCCTTCAAGGGGAAAGAGATAGGATTTTTTGCTGTAAGTTCTCTCAATTCTTGTAATCTTTTTTTAATAGTAAATTGATCTTCACTTTGTGtcgtaattattattttttcctacaGAGGTTTTCTACATAAAAATCATGTG containing:
- the LOC131240892 gene encoding mannan endo-1,4-beta-mannosidase 2-like — its product is MSAGNGMLLYSLLGFASCIAFIYMSLGDLSFHFQQPKIGFVERDGIHFFVGGKAFYVNGWNSYWLMDQAVEEFSRPRVRAMFQAAAKMGLTVCRTWAFNDGTYNALQISPGHFDERVFKALDRVIAEARRHGIKLILSLVNNLQPYGGKMQYVKWALEEGIALSSSNDSFFFDPSIRNYFKTYLKAVLTRRNSITGMEYRDDPTIFAWELMNEPRCMSDASGDTLQDWIEEMARFVKSIDRNHLLTVGLEGFYGPTSPGKLTTNPGEWASVVGCDFVRNSNISSIDFASVHVYPDHWIMEQDLGNQLKFMSKWLRSHIEDGDRELRKPILFTEFGLSNKIKNFQPSDREIFFKAVFDIIYESARKNRSGAGALVWQLMVGGMEEYSDEYGIIPWERPSMYRLIKDQSCWLAEIRHRQVQLKRRPDEPC